The Thermosynechococcus sp. HN-54 DNA segment TTTCATCCCCTTGAGCAACTGGGGCAGCACTTGCAGATTATTAAAATCCGGTGGCCGAATCTTCCAGCGCCAAGGGAAGACATTATCATCGCCAATCAGATAAATCCCTAGCTCCCCTTTCCCCGATTCAACACGCACATAGTGTTCCCCCTTCGGGATTTTGAATGTGGGAGCGAGCTTTTTGCCCAAGTACTGATAGTCAAAGCCATTCCACTCTGACTTGGCACCCTCCAACATCCGCTTGGCTTCAAGGTTTTCGTAGGGACCGCCGGGCAGGCCATCCAAAGCTTGGCGAATGATTTTTACCGATTCGCGCATTTCCTGAATGCGAACGATGTAGCGGGCAAGGCAATCGCCCTCTGTGGCGGTGGGCACCTCCCAATCAAAGTCGTCGTAGCACTCGTAATGATCGACCTTGCGCAAATCCCACTTGACACCGCATGCCCGCAACATTGGCCCTGATAGCCCCCAGTTGATCGCCTCCTCGCGGCTAATTTTGCCTACGCCCTGCAAACGACGCACAAAGATGGGGTTGTTGGTGATCAGGCGTTCGTACTCATCGACTTTGGGCAGGAAATAGTCGCAAAAGTCACGGCACTTGGTGACCCAACCATAGGTAAGATCGGCAGCCACTCCGCCGATACGGAAGTAGTTGTTGTTGATGAAGCGCATGCCTGTGGCCGCTTCAAAGAGATCGTAGATGTACTCCCGCTCGCGGAAGATATAGAAAAAGGGCGTCTGGGCACCCACATCCGCCAGAAAGGGACCCAGCCACAGCAGGTGATTGGCAATGCGGTTCAGTTCCAGCATGATCACGCGGATGTAGCTGGCGCGTTTGGGCACGGGAATACCCGCCAATTTTTCCGGCGCATTCACTGTGACCGCTTCGTTAAACATCCCCGCCGCATAGTCCCAACGGCTGACGTAGGGAATGAACATGATATTTGTGCGGTTCTCGGCAATTTTTTCCATGCCGCGATGGAGGTAGCCGATCACCGGCTCACAGTCAATCACATCCTCGCCATCAAGGGTCACCATTAACCGCAAAACCCCGTGCATTGAGGGATGGTGCGGCCCCATATTGATGACCATGGGTTCAGTGCGAGTCTCTATCGTGGGCATAGATGGCAGTTCCGCTAGAGGGTTGGAGGCTTACTGTTGATATGCTACACAGGTTTTCCCCGCTTGCCAATTCAAATTTGCTTATGGCTTAGATAACAGTGCCATCGGGGATCACAGCATTTTTGAGAATCACCACCACGCCACTGCGAATATAGAATCCCTGATCCTCACGGTTGGATTCCTCGACATGGTCTTTGTTGATGATTTTGACATCGCGGCCAATGCAGGCGTTTTTATCCACAATAGCCCCACGGATGACACTGTTGGCACCAATGCCGATGGGAATTTTATGTTGCAATAGAAGTTGGCTGCGCTGCGCCGAGTCTTGGTAGTAGTCTGCCCCCATCAGCAGGGAATGGTCAATGACACAGCCCGATTCCACGCGCGATCGCACCCCTAGAACCGAATGGTGAACTTGGCATTCCTTGAGGATGCAGCCCTCACTAATGATGGACTCCGTGATGGTGCAACTGAGAATCTTGCTGGGGGGCAAGTAGCGGGGACGGGTGTAGATCGGCGCATTTTCATCGTAAAAGCTAAAGGGAGGCTGGGGTTGTTGGGTAAGCGCAAGGTTGGCTTCGTAGAAGGATCCAATCGTGCCAATATCTTCCCAGTAGCCATTAAAGACATAGGTTTGGACAAGGTGGGAACGCGCGGCAGCGGGGATGATTTCTTTGCCAAAGTCAGTGGCGTCGGCCATCTGTTGCAGCAGATCAATGAGGACTTGCCGCTTAAAGACATAAATCCCCATCGAGGCAATGTAGGGTTTGCGATGGGCCTCCTCAGCACTGAGGCCGTAGCGGGTCGTGTCCACACGCATATCTCGTAGGGCATCACCCGTAGGTTTTTCGCGGAAGTCGGTCACCCGCCCTGTACCATCGACTTTAATCAAGCCAAAGCCAGAGGCAGCCTTTTCATCAACGGGCAAGACGGAGAGGGTAATATCGGCACCCGTATCGCGGTGGCGTTGGACAAACAGGCGATAGTCCATGCGGTAGAGGTGATCCCCCGACAAAATCAGGTACTCATCCACATCCCAGTCGGCCAAAAGCCAGAGGTATTGGCGCACCGCATCGGCGGTACCCTGAAACCAATTGGGATTTTCTGGGGTTTGCTGGGCTGCTAACACTTCGACAAAGCCGCCCGTGAGGCCGGGAAAGGTGTAGGTACGGGCAATGTGACGGTTGAGGGAGGCCGAGTTGAACTGGGTGAGAACGTAAATGTTGTTGATTTCGGAGTTGATGCAATTGCTCACAGGAATATCAATGAGGCGATATTTTCCAGCAAGGGGAACCGCAGGCTTGGCGCGACGCTTGGTCAAGGGATAGAGACGTGTTCCGGCACCGCCCCCAAGGATAATCGCCAGGACTCGTTTCATTGAAAACTCCATCTGAACGGCCACATCAACAGTGTACGCTGTGGCGGCACTTCTCTTTGCGAGGGGAACCCTTTTTGGTAAAGAAGCCGCGCAATGGCATGATAATGATACTTGGTCGTTGATCCCAAGCGGAGAGTCGCAGCATGGGATTTGTGGATATTGCGATCGCTGATTTGGCAGCGGACTACGGTGTCTCCGTGGAAACCGTCTGTGGGTTGTGCGATCGCTTGGGTATTCGCTATACCAGTCCGCAAACGCGCCTGCCCCTTGAAGATGCCAAAGCAATTATTTTGGCGTTGACGGACTCCGCGCCACCGCATGATCAACGGGACACATCACCGCACTCGTAAGACCTGCTTATTGGGAGAACTATGTTAAAAAAATGCATTTGGCTTGCGGTTGCCCTTTGCCTTTGCCTCTGGCAACTGACCATGGGTACAGCACTGGCCGCTGAACTGACCCCTGACGTCCTGACCGTTCCCCTCAACAGTGAAGGAAAAACCATTACCCTGACGGAAAAGCAATACTTCGAGGGTAAGCGTCTCTTCCAGTATGCTTGCGCCTCCTGCCATGTGGGGGGAATCACCAAAACCAACCCCAATTTGGATCTGCGCACCGAAACCCTCGCCTTGGCCACACCGCCGCGAGATAATATCGAAGGTTTGGTGGACTACATGAAAAACCCCACCACCTACGATGGCGAGCAGGAAATTGCTGAGGTGCACCCCAGTCTGCGCAGCGCCGACATTTTCCCGAAAATGCGGAATTTGACGGAAAAAGACTTGGTGGCGATTGCCGGTCACATCCTTGTCGAACCCAAGATCTTAGGTGACAAGTGGGGTGGCGGTAAAATTTACTACTAATTACGACTCAAGAAGGATTTTCCCAACTCATGCACCAACCTCACTCGTGGCTACGCCCCATTGCCTTGCTCTGCGGCAGCCTTTTGATTCTATGGCTAGGCTGGGCGATCGCGCCGGCAACGGCACTGGCAGCCGGCGGGGTAGATAACTATGTGATCCAATACCTCAAGGTAACGGACACTGTAGAATTGCCCCTCAATGATCGCGGTGAGACCAAAACCTTCACAGCAGCGGATTTGACCCGTGGCAAGCGGCTCTTTGAGGAAAACTGCAAAAACTGTCATGTCGGTGGCAGCACGTTACCCAATCCTTTGGTGTCACTCTCTCTAAAGGATCTCAAGGGGGCAACCCCCCCACGGGATACAATTGCCAGCCTCGTTGCTTTCCAGCGATCGCCGAGGTCCTACGATGGCAGCGAAGAGAGTTATTCCTGCCGCCGCGTGAGTGAGGACTGGTTGACCACAGAACAGCTGGAGACCTTAGCTGCCTTTATTTTGCGAGCGGCAGCCGTGGCGCCCGGTTGGGGCGTAGAAAGCTTTCCAGACAGTGCCCCCTAGGTTGGGAACTTTGCTACACTGACCTTTGGTGAGTCTTACACCCCTTGATTTTTGGGACTTTATCCATCATTTTGTCCAGACCCTGACGCATTCCATGAAAGGAGAACTCCGTTGAAAAAGCTATTCATTTGCGTTTGCGCGATCGCGATCGCTCTCTTTGTCAGCCTCACCCCTGCGGCCTTGGCAGCAGATTTAGCCAATGGTGCCAAAGTCTTTAGCGGCAACTGCGCAGCCTGTCACATGGGGGGCGGCAATGTGGTGATGGCCAACAAAACCCTGAAAAAAGAAGCCCTTGAGCAATTTGGCATGTACTCCGAGGATGCCATTATTTACCAAGTGCAGCACGGCAAAAATGCCATGCCCGCTTTTGCTGGTCGTCTCACCGATGAACAAATTCAAGATGTGGCTGCCTACGTCCTCGATCAAGCTGCCAAGGGTTGGGCAGGCTAAAATTGCCACAGTCTGAAAATAACGATTGATGAAGGGTGTAGGCCTAGGTTCTACATCCTTTTTTTGTCCTGTGACTGCCCTACAAGTCCTGCACAGAGAGATGTTTTATTCTGCATCCCCTAGGGGATTCTCCCTAGAACCAGTGCAATTCATATAATTGATGAAAGACTTGCTCCTACAAAAAGGCGGTACACTTGGGCTATGCCTGCTGCCCCATTGCCAGCAAATGAACCGGAACGGCAACGTGCCCTTGAGCAGTATCGGATTTTAGATACGCCTCCGGAGCCGATCTTTGATGAAATTACCAATTTAGCAGCGGCAATTTGCGAAACTCCCATTGCCCTGATTAGTCTCATCGATCGCGAGCGGCAGTGGTTTAAGTCTAAGGTGGGGTTAGATGCCTGTGAAACCCCAAGGGATGTCGCCTTTTGCGCTCACGTGATTCTCCAGCCTGAGCCGCTGATTGTACCGGATACCCGCCTTGATCCGCGCTTTGCCGATAATCCCTTTGTCAGTGGCCCACCCTATATCCGCTTTTATGCGGGGATGCCCTTGGTGACGCCGCAGGGTTATGGCATTGGTACCCTCTGTGTGGTGGATTATCAACCGCGGCAGTTGAGTGCTGTTCAACAACAAACCCTACGTACCCTTGCCCGCCAAGTGATTAGTGAACTGGAGATCCGCCACCACCTAGAGGTCACTCAGCAACAACTGGCCTATATTCAGCAGATGAGTAGCCTCCAAGAGGCGGTCTTCAATAGTAGTAATCACGCCATTATTGCCACCCGTACCGATGGCATCATTACGCTGGTGAATCGAGCGGCCCAAGAATGGCTGGGATATAGCGCCTCAGCACTGGTGGGCAAAGCCACTCCCGAACGCTTCCATGATCCCCAAGAGGTGGAGCGCTATGCGCAGATTCTCAGTGCCCAACTGGGAGAGCCAGTTCCTGTGGGGTTTGAGACACTGGTGGCACGGGCACGGCGTGGCCTAGCGGATGAGCAGGAGTGGACATTTGTGCGGCGGGATGGCTCTCGCTTTCCTGTGTCCCTGTCAGTCACCCCGATTCATGATAGCCAAGAGCAACTCATTGGCTTTTTGGAGCTAGCGGTTGATATTACCGACAAGAAAAAAATTGAGGCGGAGCTGCGACTGCGGGAGCGAGCCATTATTGCTAGCACTAATGGCATTGTGATTACCGATTACCGCCAACCAGATAATCCCATTATCTATGTGAATCCTGCCTTTGAGCGGATGACCGGGTATCGGGCGACGGAAGTCATTGGCAAAAATTGCCGCTTTTTGCAGGGGCGCGATCGCCATCAACCGGGGGCAGAGGCTATCCGCAATGCCATTAAAAAAGGCCAATCCTGCCGTGTGGTGCTGCGCAACTACCGTAAAAATGGCCAACCCTTCTGGAATGAACTTGCCATCTCACCAATTTATAACGAGTTTGGCGAAATTACCCACTACATTGGCATTCAAAGCGATATCACAGAACGGCAACGGGCACAACTGTTTTTACAGCAGCAGGTGAAACGCACCCTCCTTCTCAATCGCATTACTGAGGAGATTCGCCAGCAAATTGAACGGGAGCACATTTGCCGCACGGCAGTTCAGCAGGTGGGGACAACCCTGAATGTCAGTCGTTGCCTGTTGTTTGTCTATCAGGAGAATGCCCCTTCCCCGATGGAACTAGTGGCCGAGTACTGTGCGCCGGGGGTACCCTCCGTCAATGAGTGCGACCTTGATTTGGCACAGATACGCAGCTCATTTTTGGAATCGGTCTTTGCCTCTGATGAAGTATTTAGTTGCGATGATGTGACGACTGATAACCGCCTCGTTGCGCTTCATGAGTATTGCGAAGCCCTGAGTGTGAAATCTGCGGTGATTGTGCGCACAGCCTATCGCAATCAACCCAATGGTTTACTCATTTTGCACCAGTGCGATCGCCAGCGGCGGTGGACGGATGCGATTAAAAGTTTGCTCAAGAGTGTGGCGGCACAGGTGGGGATTGGCCTTGCCCAAGTGCAACTCCTTGAACAGGAAACCCGGCAACGTCAGCAACTGCAACAGCAAATGCAGCGGGCACTGCTGCTGAATCAAATTACTGAACAGATTCGTCAGAGCCTCGATACGGAAACGGTCTTTGAAACAACCGTCACCCAAATTGGTCAAGCCTTTGGGGTTAGTCGCTGTTTGATTCACCGCTACGAGCTGGGGCCGCCTCCCCGCATTCCCGATGTGGCCGAATACCTGCAACCGGGCTACGCATCGATGAAGGGGGTCAATGTGCCTGTGGAAAATAACCCCCACGCCCTCCAAGTCTTAGGTAGCGATGCCGCCGTTGTTTCCCACGATGTGACGCAGGATCCTCTCCTTGCCAGTGCAGAGAAACTGTGCCGCCAGTTTGAAATTAAGTCAATGCTAGCCATTCGTACGTCCTATAAGGGAGTGCCCAACGGCATTATTGGCCTGCACCAGTGCGATCGCCAGCGGCAGTGGACCCCTGACGAAATTGAACTCCTTGAAGCAGTAGCGGCGCAAGTGGGAATTGCCATCGCCCAAGCAGAACTCCTGCGCCATGAACAGCAGCAGCGCCAATTATTGGCTCAACAAAACCAAGAACTCGAACAGGCGCGGCTCCAAGCCGAACTCGCCAACCGTGCCAAGAGTGAATTTTTGGCCACCATGAGCCATGAAATCCGCACCCCCATGAATGCAGTTTTGGGCTTTACCAATTTGCTCTTAGATACGCCCCTCAATGAGCAGCAGCGGGACTTTTTGCAGACACTCCACCAAGCCGGCGAGGCACTCCTGACAATTATTAACGACATTCTCGACTTCTCGAAAATTGAATCCGGCAAACTGGTGCTCGAGCGGCAACCCTTTGATGTGCGTGAGTGTGTGGAGGATGTCCTCAGCCTCCTCGCCAGCAAAGCTGAGGAAAAAGACCTAGAGTTGCTCTACACCTGCACCCCCGAAACCCCTGCCCAAATCACAGGGGATGTGACCCGGCTGCGACAAATTCTCGTTAACTTAGTGGGCAATGGCATTAAGTTTACCCACGAAGGTCAAGTGCTGGTTCATGTGAGAGTGGTCAAACGGCAGGAGAAAACGTTTCTGGAATTTCAAGTTCAGGATACGGGCATTGGCATTCCTAGCGATCGCTTGGATCGGCTCTTCAAGCCCTTTAGTCAAGTGGATGCCTCGACGACCCGCGAGTATGGTGGCACCGGCCTAGGGTTAGTGATCAGCAAACGCCTCTGTGAGTTGATGGGCGGCGATATGTCCGTCGAAAGTGTCGAGGGGCAAGGCACCACATTTACGTTTACGATCCTCGCTGAAGGGCAAAAGCCCTACGTGCCGCCGACCGTTCATCCTGCCTTGGCAAACAAGCGGGTTCTTGTCGTGGACGATAATGCCGCCAGCCGCGATAATCTCTGCACATTGCTGCAAAACTGGGGAATGGTTCCCGTCGGATATGGCGATCCGCAACTGATTCTAGAAGCACCGCCCCCATGGGATTTGGCAGTCATTGATTTGAATATGCCCAAAATGTCGGGGCTTCAGCTGGCAGAACGCTTGCAATCACAGGCCTCTTTCAACCAACAACCGATTGTCCTGCTGACTCCCCTGAGTTGGCTGGAAACCGCCAGTCGCAAAGAACTCGTTACGGCTCACGTCCCCAAACCGATTCGCCTCCTCACCCTCCGACAAACCCTGATTAAGGTACTCAGCAGTGATAGCCTCGGTCAGGTCACTCCGGTGAAAACCGGGATCGATCCTAACTTGGGGAGCCGCTTCCCCCTGCGCATCTTGCTGGCTGAGGACAATGCGGTGAACCAGAAGGTGGCGTTGCATATTCTCAAGCGAATGGGCTACCGCGCTGATGTCGCTGCCAATGGCCTAGAGGTGCTTGAAGCACTACAACAACGCCCCTACGATGTCGTGCTCATGGATGTGCAAATGCCGAAGATGGACGGTCTAGAAGCAACCGAACGCATCTGTGCCCAATGGCCTCCTAGTCAACGCCCTTGGATTATTGCCATGACGGCCAATGCCCTTGCGGGCGATCGCGAGCGCTGCTTTGCGGCGGGGATGGATGACTATATCAGTAAACCGATTAAAATTGAAGCCCTTGCCGCTGCCCTCAACCGCTGTCGCTGCCTCAGTCCCAAGACGACCTACCCGCAACTGTGTGAGCAGATCAACTTTGATAGCGATCAGAATATAGCAGAGTCTATGAGTTAGAGATATTTGGCCAAGAGCAGATGAAGTTTCTCCTTGGTGACTGCGGGTACCTTGTCAAGGGGCGTGAGAATGGCATTCTTTAAGGCACGGTGGGCTTTAGAGGCTGGTGGATTGGCATGGAGGCGTTTGATGGTTTCACAGATAATCGCTTGGGCATTTTTGACATTGCGCTGCAAGTTGCCAATAATCATCTCCACTGTGACTGAGTCATGCTCTGGGTGCCAGCAGTCGTAATCCGTAACCAGCGCCAGCGTTGCATAGGCAATCTCCGCTTCACGAGCCAGTTTGGCCTCTGGTAGGTTGGTCATGCCAATCACCGTTCCTCCCCACGAGCGGTACAGGTTGGACTCTGCCAGCGTCGAGAAAGCAGGGCCTTCCATACACACATAGGTACCTTGGCGGTGGAGGGTGACATCGGGCAGGTTGAGATCGGCGATCGCATCCGCAAGAACGCCGGCAAGGGCAGGACACACCGGATCGGCAAAGCCAATGTGCGCCACAATACCCTCCCCAAAGAATGTGGAAATGCGGTTACGGGTACGGTCAATGAATTGATCCGGCACCACCATATCGAGGGGCTTCACTTGTTCCTGCAACGACCCCACAGCAGATGCAGAGAGGAGGTACTCGACCCCAAGGGACTTGAAGCCATAGATGTTGGCACGAAAAGGGATCTCCGTTGGCAGCAGATGGTGATCGCGGCCATGGCGCGCCAAAAAGACGACGGGAATTCCCTCAATCTTGCCGCAAATAAAGGCATCGGAAGGATTACCAAAGGGCGTAGTCAGACGTACCTCTTCAACATCGGTGAGGGCATCCATCTTGTAGAGACCACTCCCGCCAATAATGCCAATTTTTGCAGACATGGAGATTCCTAAAACACCAACGGGCAATAGCTTAGCATTAGTTGCCACCGTTGCGGTGGTTTAGAGGCTACGGAGGGGGTTGAACTGGTAGTTGGAGCCTTTGGGACCATTGGGACCGGGTGCTGCTTGAACCAGGGGAACGCGATCAAAAGTTCCCTTGGCGGTTTGCCCCTGAATTTGCACCCCTTGGCGCAGGAGTTGTTGCGTGCTGGCGCGATCGCCCCCTTGAATCATCGCTTGGGCAAGGGCTTGAGTTGCATCGTAGGCGGTAGTGGTGCGCCAACTAATCTGACCCCGCCACGCTTGTGCTGCCTGCTGAGCAAAGGGATCACTGGGGTTGGTACTCCAAGGCACCGCCAGAATCATGCCATTGATGGCGCTATCCCCCTTGATCAATAAATCAGGGCTGTAGAGTTGATCACTACCAAACAACTGCACGGGGGTGGTTTGGGTTTGATTGGCAATGGCAAGGGCAACGGCATCATTCACCCGTGCGCGACTCATAGCCAAAATTACCACATTGGCTCCCGCTTGCTGTGCTGTGGTCATTGCTGTATTGGCATTAGAGCCGGCAGCAGCCACATCCATCTGTTGCACCACTTGAGCACCAAACCGAGGCAGAGCAGCGACTAATTTAGTTTTCAGTTCATCACTGTAGGGGCTATCGCTGTTGTAGAGAACAGCCACTTTGGCATTAGGGACTTTTTTCGCTGCGGCTTGGGCGAGAGTATTGGCGGCATTGTCAAGGTAGGTATTGAGGAGTTGTTGCCCCTTTTCATTCAGGGATAGCGTCTGTACCTGTACTGTGCCGTTGCCTTGGGGAGTGACAGTCGTGGTTAAGGGAGAAAGAGCGGCAATCCCCGCTTGTTCATAGACCTGTAGAGCGGCACGACTATTGGCATCGGTGCCATGACCTAGTACCCCTTGGATTGAACTGTTGATCAAATCTTCGGCCAAACTGGTCACACCATTGGGGCTGTTTTCATTGACAATGGCGACTTCAAGGGCACGACTGGGGCCACTGGCATTAAAGCGCTCTTGGTACTGAGCTACCCCCCGCAGAATTTCCTTGGCAGTATCGGGGCTAGTACCAATGGGAACAACGGTGGCCATCGTCATCGGGTTGCCAGCTTGGCGGGCACGGGCATTGTTGAGATAAATGCGTGCCTCTGGATCATTGGGATCGAGGGTGACCAGTTCTTGATACTTGGCGATCGCCTGTGCCCAATCTCCCTGATCAAAGGCAAGGGCGGCTTCCTGCTTCAGGGCTGCTCGCTGCGGATTGGGTTCACTGATCAGGATGCGCTCTCCTTGGCTAATGTGTGCTGTGTTGCGGGCGGTGGTTTTGCTCACCAGTTGCTTGCCACTGGCTGTCGCTTCCGTCAGGGGTGAAGTATTGACGTCGCGGCTGGCAATAAAGATTCGATAGCCGAGGAAACCAATACCACCCGCGAGCAATAGAACCACCCCAAGGGCAGCAGCAACTAGCGGTAGTTTCGATTTTCCAGCCCCAGCACTGCTATTACCACTGGCAGGATTCATGGCTTCACGGGGTAGGCCACACACATCACAGTCAGGGCCAAAGTTTTCATAGGGGGAGTGGGCACCACTGGCATTGGGGTAGGATTTACCATTTTTAGGTACGCCATCGCACTTCCAAGAACCGGGAGATGGTGCCATGATGCCCCCCTTTCAAGTGAATTTGGAACAGTGTGCTGTCTTAGGCACGCGCAAGAACAGGATTTTCGTCCTCGGCGTCTTCGGTGTCGGTCTCTTCTTCAAGGACAATCGTCATGAAGCGGAGAATGTTTTCGTTGAGGCGCATGGCGCGTTCCAAGGGGGCGATCGCCGTCCCGGCAGCGGTATAGGTCATCAGAATGTAGTAGCCCTCCCGCAGTTTCTTGATCGGGTAGGCAAAGCGACGCTTACCGCGGTTTTGCACCTTGAGCTTGGTAGCGCCCTGTTCTTCTAAAAAAGTGCGAAATTGGCTAATGGTTTGTTCCAGTTGTTCTTCACCCACGTCGGGACGAACAATATACAGCGTTTCGTAGTTACGAATAATCATCAGGTCAACTCCCTTTGGACAAATGGCCTTTTGACGAATGCAAAAAGCAAGGCTTTATAATTCTAGCACCGCAGTTTGCCATTCTTGGCAAGGAGCAAAGGGGACTAATTCACTATGGTGGAACGGTTTGTGCGGGTGCAGACCACGGGGGGACAGATTCATTACGGCACACTGCAACTCAATCGTGAAGTGATGATTTGGGATGCGGCACCGTGGCTCC contains these protein-coding regions:
- the rpsF gene encoding 30S ribosomal protein S6 is translated as MIIRNYETLYIVRPDVGEEQLEQTISQFRTFLEEQGATKLKVQNRGKRRFAYPIKKLREGYYILMTYTAAGTAIAPLERAMRLNENILRFMTIVLEEETDTEDAEDENPVLARA